The DNA sequence ATTGTCGTAGCAGATGCGATAGAAAGGAACGAGCATGATATTAAAATTAGATTCAATAACCTTTACGACCAATTCAACGATAACCCTAAATACGTTCCTAAATTGGAAGATAACGATTATATTTCTGAAGACATTAATCTTGCATATGAAATGAAGGTTAGAAACAAAAGATTTGAAGCTGGATTCATGCAAATGACAAATCCCAAAAGTCCTCAAAACTCACCAGAAAAGATACAACAAGAATTAACTCAAAAAATAAGCGAGATATGTCCAGCCGAAGAATTTATAAGAAAATCAGAAAAAGAAAAAGAGGACATAACCAAAGAAGCAGCAATGAACATCGTACAAGAAGCTGCAATGCGCTCCGTATGGTTTATGATTAGTGAAAAATATGGCAAATTCTCACTAATTCTTTTTTACGATAACGAATATAATAATGCTCATGGGGAGGACCTCTAAAAAACAAATAGACGACGTACATTTTTGTACGTCGTCTATTTGTTGCCCTTTTGTTCTATTGCCTGCTCTTGGTAATATTCGTAATACCGTTTGTAGTTATCCCGGTCTTTGGCTGCATCCACCCAAAGATAACACATGAGGCAAGCGAACAAAAGGGAAATAACGACACAAAGAATGGAGTAGAACGAAACCCGTTTATCCACATAGCCACCGCTTTTCATCCTGTTCCCCTGCCGTTCAAAGTCCGCTAACACGTTTTTTAGGCATTTTTCAGCACTTTCAAGGCTTTCCCCGTCTATCTGTACCTTTTTGGATGTTGCGTCCTCTATGCGTTTCGTATAGACTTCCACACGCTTCAATTCTTGATATACCAGTTCTACCGCAAGCTGCGGGTTCACTTTCGGGGTGGTGTCTTTCCTGCGTGGTCGGTATTGTCCTTGCTTAGAGGTGGAAACCTCCTTTTCCGGACGTGAGTTTGTTTCCATGTGATATGTTCATTGAGTTATACTTCAGTTTGCTTTGTGTCCTCTCGATATGGGCGAAAGTGTAGCCTTTCCCTATCTCGCTTGCCTTGTACTCCGTACCGCTCCGGGCTGTGACATAGTAGCCGTTAAGTTTCCCGGTGCTTGCCCTGGCTTCTCGGACCTTGAAGCCCAGTTTACCAAGTTCTTCTTGAAATTTGGTTAAGTCAAAACCCTGCATTTTCTTCAGTACGCTGTTCATGACTTCCTTGATTTCCTCTTTGTTGGCTTTGCCGATGTCCTGCGACTGCACGAAGTTCCGCTCCTTGGCTATGGCGTTGGCGGCTTCCGTTGCCCGTTTTCCTATCCAGTTGTCCCGGTAGAGTTCCCCGGAAAGGGATATCCGGTTTGCCAGTATGTGCAGGTGGGCTTGTTCTTTCTTGCTCTCTGTCCCACTGTGTTTGATGATGATGTACTGGTGGTTCATCAGTCCCATGCGCTGCATGAAGTCGTTGCCAAGTTCTGCCCAGTCCGCATCGGTGAAGCTGGAACTTTCCTCTATCGAGGGGCTGACCTCAAAACGCAGGCAGTTGTTCTTTACGTTCGGAAAATCAGTGAAGTAAGGTTTCATCTCCTGCACCATTTCCGCACCCGTACACCCGTAAAGCTCATGCCGGGCTATCTCGGTGGCTGCTGCCTGCCCGTCTATCTCCTTGGCAAGGTCATACTCCAGTGCCGCCACGCCATGTGATATGCTTTTCCCTTTCCCTATCATCGTGAGAGTATTTTTTGGAGTTCTGTGATTAGTGCCCGGTTCTCCTCGAACACTTCCCGGTACTGGCGACCACCGAAGTAGTTGTTCAGTCTTTGAAGTGTCCCCTTCAGCCGGGCGATATCCCGGAAAAGTTCCCGTTCTTCTTCTGTGTACCTCTCCCTGGGACGCCCACCAAGGGATAAACTGCGGCAGTACTCCGATGTACTCAAACCGCACCGGGCTGCCTGCTCCGAAAGTGCCGCCTTTTCAAGTGCGGTGCATCGGAATGTAATCTTTTCGCTCCGTCTTACTTCCATGCCACGAAGATAAGCAAAAAATCTTTTTGAGCAAAGCGAGAAAAGCAAGAATTGTCCGACAAGGACACTTCTTGCTATATATACACATGCCGCATGGGAATACACACAACGCTGACACGCTGCATAGGCACACATCTTTTTCTCTTTTTCCTGCCTTTTTCACAACGGAATACGGAGAACGGTCAAGGGGACGGGCTGGAAAAACCGCACGAGCCTGCGAGCGCAGGATTTTTCCGGATCCGGACTTGCGAAGCCCTTGACTGTTACGGAGTATGGAGTTACATTTGCAGACAGAAAAGAGAAAAATTACTTATTCAGTAATGCTTTTTCTTTCTCGGCTAAGTTCTCCAATTCTTCATCACTTATAGGAATAACAGTATAGGTTTTCCCCTCGTGATGAATAAGTACATTGTCGCCTTTACTCGCCAAATCAAACATTTCCTCTATTCGGTCAGCAAATTCCTCGGATGTAAGATTTATAACTGCCATATCTTCAATTTTTACATTGTTTTTTTACGTCATTTATCGTCATAGTGCCCCCAAACAGAAATAACAAAAACAACAATGGTGGTTTCGTTCACCGTATATCTAATACGGTTTTTCTTATCAAGCTGCCTTGACCATACACCCTGCAAATACTTCAACTGTTCGGGGTGTCCAGTCCCAGT is a window from the Jilunia laotingensis genome containing:
- the mbpC gene encoding mobilization protein MbpC, giving the protein METNSRPEKEVSTSKQGQYRPRRKDTTPKVNPQLAVELVYQELKRVEVYTKRIEDATSKKVQIDGESLESAEKCLKNVLADFERQGNRMKSGGYVDKRVSFYSILCVVISLLFACLMCYLWVDAAKDRDNYKRYYEYYQEQAIEQKGNK
- the mbpB gene encoding mobilization protein MbpB — protein: MIGKGKSISHGVAALEYDLAKEIDGQAAATEIARHELYGCTGAEMVQEMKPYFTDFPNVKNNCLRFEVSPSIEESSSFTDADWAELGNDFMQRMGLMNHQYIIIKHSGTESKKEQAHLHILANRISLSGELYRDNWIGKRATEAANAIAKERNFVQSQDIGKANKEEIKEVMNSVLKKMQGFDLTKFQEELGKLGFKVREARASTGKLNGYYVTARSGTEYKASEIGKGYTFAHIERTQSKLKYNSMNISHGNKLTSGKGGFHL
- the mbpA gene encoding mobilization protein MbpA — protein: MEVRRSEKITFRCTALEKAALSEQAARCGLSTSEYCRSLSLGGRPRERYTEEERELFRDIARLKGTLQRLNNYFGGRQYREVFEENRALITELQKILSR
- a CDS encoding Txe/YoeB family addiction module toxin, encoding MYEIEFSKEAAKHVLLLRKSSPQLFKKLERLLDELKEHPYTGTGHPEQLKYLQGVWSRQLDKKNRIRYTVNETTIVVFVISVWGHYDDK